The Lepisosteus oculatus isolate fLepOcu1 chromosome 4, fLepOcu1.hap2, whole genome shotgun sequence genome window below encodes:
- the LOC102698207 gene encoding protein kinase C delta type isoform X1: MSPFLRIAFNAFDLGAQPPLPEPPFCAIKMKESLSTERGKTLIQKKPTMYPAWKSSFDAHIYEGRVIQIVLMKTAEEPISEVTVGVSVLAERCKKGNGRAEFWVDLQPTGKVMMAVQFFLEDADTESKQSIKEEEDGALTLNRRRGAIKQAKVHFIKNHEFIATFFRQPTFCSVCREFVWGLNKQGYKCRQCNAAIHKKCIDKIIGRCTGTATNSRDTVFQKERFKIDMPHRFKNYNYMSPTFCDHCGSLLWGLVKQGLKCEDCQMNVHHKCQTKVANLCGINQKLLAEALTQVSQKHTVVTKPTRRSESNLSDIGIYQDFKTSGLDATADGSPYDKLWEGSSLPRAPSRITHLSKVTSDHFVFHKVLGKGSFGKVLLAELRGKGEYFAIKALKKDVVLMDDDVECTMVEKRVLALAWDNPFLTHLYCTFQTKEHLFFVMEYLNGGDLMFHIQDKGRFDLYRATFYSAEIICGLQFLHSKGIIYRDLKLDNVMLDQDGHIKIADFGMCKENMLGENRATTFCGTPDYIAPEILLGQKYSFSVDWWSFGVLLYEMLIGQSPFHGDDEDELFESIRMDVPHYPRWITKESKDILEKLFERDPTRRLGITGNVKAHPFFKTINWNALEKKEVEPPFKPKVKAPNDCSNFDREFLGEKPRLSHSDKNFIDSMDQLAFQGFSFINPKMEVMLEK, from the exons ATGTCTCCTTTTCTCCGCATCGCCTTCAACGCCTTTGACCTGGGCGCCCAGCCTCCCCTGCCCGAGCCGCCCTTCTGCGCCATCAAGATGAAGGAGTCCCTCAGCACGG AGAGGGGGAAGACGCTGATCCAGAAGAAGCCGACCATGTACCCGGCCTGGAAGTCCAGCTTCGACGCCCACATCTACGAGGGGCGGGTCATCCAGATCGTGCTCATGAAGACGGCGGAGGAGCCCATCTCCGAGGTGACGGTGGGCGTGTCCGTCCTCGCCGAGCGCTGCAAGAAGGGAAATGGACGGGCGGAGTTCTGG gTGGACCTGCAGCCCACCGGCAAGGTGATGATGGCCGTGCAGTTCTTCCTGGAGGACGCGGACAcag AGAGCAAGCAGTCCAtcaaggaggaggaggatggggCGCTGACGCTGAACCGCCGCCGCGGCGCCATCAAGCAGGCCAAGGTCCACTTCATCAAGAACCACGAGTTCATCGCCACCTTCTTCCGGCAGCCCACCTTCTGCTCCGTCTGCCGCGAGTTCGTCTG GGGCCTGAATAAGCAGGGCTACAAATGCCGAC AATGCAACGCTGCTATTCACAAGAAGTGCATCGACAAGATCATCGGGAGGTGCACGGGTACCGCCACCAACAGCAGGGACACCGTG TTCCAGAAGGAGCGCTTCAAGATCGACATGCCCCACCGCTTCAAGAACTACAACTACATGAGCCCCACCTTCTGCGACCACTGCGGCAGCCTGCTGTGGGGGCTCGTCAAGCAGGGGCTGAAGTGTGAAG ATTGCCAGATGAAcgtgcaccacaagtgccagaCCAAGGTGGCCAACCTCTGCGGGATCAACCAGAAGCTGCTGGCCGAGGCTCTGACCCAAGTCAGCCAG AAGCACACTGTGGTGACG AAACCCACCAGGAGGTCCGAGTCAAACCTGTCGGACATCGGCATCTACCAGGACTTCAAGACCTCGGGCCTGGACGCTACCG cagaTGGCTCGCCGTACGACAAGCTGTGGGAGGGCAGCAGCCTGCCCCGCGCGCCCTCGCGGATCACACACCTCTCCAAGGTCACCAGCGACCACTTCGTCTTCCACAAGGTGCTGGGCAAAGGCAGCTTCGGCAAG GTGCTGCTGGCCGAGCTGCGCGGGAAGGGCGAGTACTTCGCGATCAAGGCGCTGAAGAAGGATGTGGTGCTGATGGACGATGACGTGGAGTGCACCATGGTGGAGAAGAGAGTGCTGGCGCTGGCCTGGGACAACCCCTTCCTCACACACCTGTACTGCACCTTCCAGACCAAG GAGCACCTGTTCTTTGTGATGGAGTACCTGAACGGGGGCGACCTCATGTTCCACATACAGGACAAGGGGCGCTTCGACCTCTACAGAGCGAC GTTCTACTCCGCCGAGATCATCTGCGGCCTGCAGTTCCTGCACTCCAAAGGGATCATCTACAG AGACCTCAAGCTGGACAACGTCATGCTGGACCAGGACGGCCACATCAAGATCGCTGACTTCGGCATGTGCAAGGAGAACATGTTAGGAGAGAACAGGGCCACCACCTTCTGCGGGACGCCCGACTACATTGCACCCGAG ATCCTGCTGGGTCAGAAGTACTCGTTCTCGGTGGACTGGTGGTCGTTCGGCGTGCTGCTCTACGAGATGCTGATCGGCCAGTCGCCGTTCCACGGGGACGACGAGGACGAGCTGTTCGAGTCGATCCGCATGGACGTGCCCCACTACCCCCGCTGGATCACCAAGGAGTCCAAGGACATCCTGGAGAAG CTGTTCGAGCGCGACCCGACGCGGAGGCTGGGCATCACGGGCAACGTCAAGGCACACCCCTTCTTCAAGACCATCAACTGGAACGCCCTGGAGAAGAAGGAGGTGGAGCCCCCCTTCAAGCCCAAAGTG AAAGCCCCCAACGACTGCAGCAACTTCGACAGGGAGTTCCTGGGCGAGAAGCCGCGCCTGTCCCACAGCGACAAGAACTTCATCGACTCCATGGACCAGTTGGCCTTCCAGGGCTTCTCCTTCATCAACCCCAAGATGGAGGTGATGCTGGAGAAGTGA
- the LOC102698207 gene encoding protein kinase C delta type isoform X2 — MSPFLRIAFNAFDLGAQPPLPEPPFCAIKMKESLSTERGKTLIQKKPTMYPAWKSSFDAHIYEGRVIQIVLMKTAEEPISEVTVGVSVLAERCKKGNGRAEFWVDLQPTGKVMMAVQFFLEDADTESKQSIKEEEDGALTLNRRRGAIKQAKVHFIKNHEFIATFFRQPTFCSVCREFVWGLNKQGYKCRQCNAAIHKKCIDKIIGRCTGTATNSRDTVFQKERFKIDMPHRFKNYNYMSPTFCDHCGSLLWGLVKQGLKCEDCQMNVHHKCQTKVANLCGINQKLLAEALTQVSQKHTVVTKPTRRSESNLSDIGIYQDFKTSGLDATDGSPYDKLWEGSSLPRAPSRITHLSKVTSDHFVFHKVLGKGSFGKVLLAELRGKGEYFAIKALKKDVVLMDDDVECTMVEKRVLALAWDNPFLTHLYCTFQTKEHLFFVMEYLNGGDLMFHIQDKGRFDLYRATFYSAEIICGLQFLHSKGIIYRDLKLDNVMLDQDGHIKIADFGMCKENMLGENRATTFCGTPDYIAPEILLGQKYSFSVDWWSFGVLLYEMLIGQSPFHGDDEDELFESIRMDVPHYPRWITKESKDILEKLFERDPTRRLGITGNVKAHPFFKTINWNALEKKEVEPPFKPKVKAPNDCSNFDREFLGEKPRLSHSDKNFIDSMDQLAFQGFSFINPKMEVMLEK, encoded by the exons ATGTCTCCTTTTCTCCGCATCGCCTTCAACGCCTTTGACCTGGGCGCCCAGCCTCCCCTGCCCGAGCCGCCCTTCTGCGCCATCAAGATGAAGGAGTCCCTCAGCACGG AGAGGGGGAAGACGCTGATCCAGAAGAAGCCGACCATGTACCCGGCCTGGAAGTCCAGCTTCGACGCCCACATCTACGAGGGGCGGGTCATCCAGATCGTGCTCATGAAGACGGCGGAGGAGCCCATCTCCGAGGTGACGGTGGGCGTGTCCGTCCTCGCCGAGCGCTGCAAGAAGGGAAATGGACGGGCGGAGTTCTGG gTGGACCTGCAGCCCACCGGCAAGGTGATGATGGCCGTGCAGTTCTTCCTGGAGGACGCGGACAcag AGAGCAAGCAGTCCAtcaaggaggaggaggatggggCGCTGACGCTGAACCGCCGCCGCGGCGCCATCAAGCAGGCCAAGGTCCACTTCATCAAGAACCACGAGTTCATCGCCACCTTCTTCCGGCAGCCCACCTTCTGCTCCGTCTGCCGCGAGTTCGTCTG GGGCCTGAATAAGCAGGGCTACAAATGCCGAC AATGCAACGCTGCTATTCACAAGAAGTGCATCGACAAGATCATCGGGAGGTGCACGGGTACCGCCACCAACAGCAGGGACACCGTG TTCCAGAAGGAGCGCTTCAAGATCGACATGCCCCACCGCTTCAAGAACTACAACTACATGAGCCCCACCTTCTGCGACCACTGCGGCAGCCTGCTGTGGGGGCTCGTCAAGCAGGGGCTGAAGTGTGAAG ATTGCCAGATGAAcgtgcaccacaagtgccagaCCAAGGTGGCCAACCTCTGCGGGATCAACCAGAAGCTGCTGGCCGAGGCTCTGACCCAAGTCAGCCAG AAGCACACTGTGGTGACG AAACCCACCAGGAGGTCCGAGTCAAACCTGTCGGACATCGGCATCTACCAGGACTTCAAGACCTCGGGCCTGGACGCTACCG aTGGCTCGCCGTACGACAAGCTGTGGGAGGGCAGCAGCCTGCCCCGCGCGCCCTCGCGGATCACACACCTCTCCAAGGTCACCAGCGACCACTTCGTCTTCCACAAGGTGCTGGGCAAAGGCAGCTTCGGCAAG GTGCTGCTGGCCGAGCTGCGCGGGAAGGGCGAGTACTTCGCGATCAAGGCGCTGAAGAAGGATGTGGTGCTGATGGACGATGACGTGGAGTGCACCATGGTGGAGAAGAGAGTGCTGGCGCTGGCCTGGGACAACCCCTTCCTCACACACCTGTACTGCACCTTCCAGACCAAG GAGCACCTGTTCTTTGTGATGGAGTACCTGAACGGGGGCGACCTCATGTTCCACATACAGGACAAGGGGCGCTTCGACCTCTACAGAGCGAC GTTCTACTCCGCCGAGATCATCTGCGGCCTGCAGTTCCTGCACTCCAAAGGGATCATCTACAG AGACCTCAAGCTGGACAACGTCATGCTGGACCAGGACGGCCACATCAAGATCGCTGACTTCGGCATGTGCAAGGAGAACATGTTAGGAGAGAACAGGGCCACCACCTTCTGCGGGACGCCCGACTACATTGCACCCGAG ATCCTGCTGGGTCAGAAGTACTCGTTCTCGGTGGACTGGTGGTCGTTCGGCGTGCTGCTCTACGAGATGCTGATCGGCCAGTCGCCGTTCCACGGGGACGACGAGGACGAGCTGTTCGAGTCGATCCGCATGGACGTGCCCCACTACCCCCGCTGGATCACCAAGGAGTCCAAGGACATCCTGGAGAAG CTGTTCGAGCGCGACCCGACGCGGAGGCTGGGCATCACGGGCAACGTCAAGGCACACCCCTTCTTCAAGACCATCAACTGGAACGCCCTGGAGAAGAAGGAGGTGGAGCCCCCCTTCAAGCCCAAAGTG AAAGCCCCCAACGACTGCAGCAACTTCGACAGGGAGTTCCTGGGCGAGAAGCCGCGCCTGTCCCACAGCGACAAGAACTTCATCGACTCCATGGACCAGTTGGCCTTCCAGGGCTTCTCCTTCATCAACCCCAAGATGGAGGTGATGCTGGAGAAGTGA
- the LOC102698207 gene encoding protein kinase C delta type isoform X4 encodes MSPFLRIAFNAFDLGAQPPLPEPPFCAIKMKESLSTERGKTLIQKKPTMYPAWKSSFDAHIYEGRVIQIVLMKTAEEPISEVTVGVSVLAERCKKGNGRAEFWVDLQPTGKVMMAVQFFLEDADTESKQSIKEEEDGALTLNRRRGAIKQAKVHFIKNHEFIATFFRQPTFCSVCREFVWGLNKQGYKCRQCNAAIHKKCIDKIIGRCTGTATNSRDTVFQKERFKIDMPHRFKNYNYMSPTFCDHCGSLLWGLVKQGLKCEDCQMNVHHKCQTKVANLCGINQKLLAEALTQVSQKPTRRSESNLSDIGIYQDFKTSGLDATDGSPYDKLWEGSSLPRAPSRITHLSKVTSDHFVFHKVLGKGSFGKVLLAELRGKGEYFAIKALKKDVVLMDDDVECTMVEKRVLALAWDNPFLTHLYCTFQTKEHLFFVMEYLNGGDLMFHIQDKGRFDLYRATFYSAEIICGLQFLHSKGIIYRDLKLDNVMLDQDGHIKIADFGMCKENMLGENRATTFCGTPDYIAPEILLGQKYSFSVDWWSFGVLLYEMLIGQSPFHGDDEDELFESIRMDVPHYPRWITKESKDILEKLFERDPTRRLGITGNVKAHPFFKTINWNALEKKEVEPPFKPKVKAPNDCSNFDREFLGEKPRLSHSDKNFIDSMDQLAFQGFSFINPKMEVMLEK; translated from the exons ATGTCTCCTTTTCTCCGCATCGCCTTCAACGCCTTTGACCTGGGCGCCCAGCCTCCCCTGCCCGAGCCGCCCTTCTGCGCCATCAAGATGAAGGAGTCCCTCAGCACGG AGAGGGGGAAGACGCTGATCCAGAAGAAGCCGACCATGTACCCGGCCTGGAAGTCCAGCTTCGACGCCCACATCTACGAGGGGCGGGTCATCCAGATCGTGCTCATGAAGACGGCGGAGGAGCCCATCTCCGAGGTGACGGTGGGCGTGTCCGTCCTCGCCGAGCGCTGCAAGAAGGGAAATGGACGGGCGGAGTTCTGG gTGGACCTGCAGCCCACCGGCAAGGTGATGATGGCCGTGCAGTTCTTCCTGGAGGACGCGGACAcag AGAGCAAGCAGTCCAtcaaggaggaggaggatggggCGCTGACGCTGAACCGCCGCCGCGGCGCCATCAAGCAGGCCAAGGTCCACTTCATCAAGAACCACGAGTTCATCGCCACCTTCTTCCGGCAGCCCACCTTCTGCTCCGTCTGCCGCGAGTTCGTCTG GGGCCTGAATAAGCAGGGCTACAAATGCCGAC AATGCAACGCTGCTATTCACAAGAAGTGCATCGACAAGATCATCGGGAGGTGCACGGGTACCGCCACCAACAGCAGGGACACCGTG TTCCAGAAGGAGCGCTTCAAGATCGACATGCCCCACCGCTTCAAGAACTACAACTACATGAGCCCCACCTTCTGCGACCACTGCGGCAGCCTGCTGTGGGGGCTCGTCAAGCAGGGGCTGAAGTGTGAAG ATTGCCAGATGAAcgtgcaccacaagtgccagaCCAAGGTGGCCAACCTCTGCGGGATCAACCAGAAGCTGCTGGCCGAGGCTCTGACCCAAGTCAGCCAG AAACCCACCAGGAGGTCCGAGTCAAACCTGTCGGACATCGGCATCTACCAGGACTTCAAGACCTCGGGCCTGGACGCTACCG aTGGCTCGCCGTACGACAAGCTGTGGGAGGGCAGCAGCCTGCCCCGCGCGCCCTCGCGGATCACACACCTCTCCAAGGTCACCAGCGACCACTTCGTCTTCCACAAGGTGCTGGGCAAAGGCAGCTTCGGCAAG GTGCTGCTGGCCGAGCTGCGCGGGAAGGGCGAGTACTTCGCGATCAAGGCGCTGAAGAAGGATGTGGTGCTGATGGACGATGACGTGGAGTGCACCATGGTGGAGAAGAGAGTGCTGGCGCTGGCCTGGGACAACCCCTTCCTCACACACCTGTACTGCACCTTCCAGACCAAG GAGCACCTGTTCTTTGTGATGGAGTACCTGAACGGGGGCGACCTCATGTTCCACATACAGGACAAGGGGCGCTTCGACCTCTACAGAGCGAC GTTCTACTCCGCCGAGATCATCTGCGGCCTGCAGTTCCTGCACTCCAAAGGGATCATCTACAG AGACCTCAAGCTGGACAACGTCATGCTGGACCAGGACGGCCACATCAAGATCGCTGACTTCGGCATGTGCAAGGAGAACATGTTAGGAGAGAACAGGGCCACCACCTTCTGCGGGACGCCCGACTACATTGCACCCGAG ATCCTGCTGGGTCAGAAGTACTCGTTCTCGGTGGACTGGTGGTCGTTCGGCGTGCTGCTCTACGAGATGCTGATCGGCCAGTCGCCGTTCCACGGGGACGACGAGGACGAGCTGTTCGAGTCGATCCGCATGGACGTGCCCCACTACCCCCGCTGGATCACCAAGGAGTCCAAGGACATCCTGGAGAAG CTGTTCGAGCGCGACCCGACGCGGAGGCTGGGCATCACGGGCAACGTCAAGGCACACCCCTTCTTCAAGACCATCAACTGGAACGCCCTGGAGAAGAAGGAGGTGGAGCCCCCCTTCAAGCCCAAAGTG AAAGCCCCCAACGACTGCAGCAACTTCGACAGGGAGTTCCTGGGCGAGAAGCCGCGCCTGTCCCACAGCGACAAGAACTTCATCGACTCCATGGACCAGTTGGCCTTCCAGGGCTTCTCCTTCATCAACCCCAAGATGGAGGTGATGCTGGAGAAGTGA
- the LOC102698207 gene encoding protein kinase C delta type isoform X3, translated as MSPFLRIAFNAFDLGAQPPLPEPPFCAIKMKESLSTERGKTLIQKKPTMYPAWKSSFDAHIYEGRVIQIVLMKTAEEPISEVTVGVSVLAERCKKGNGRAEFWVDLQPTGKVMMAVQFFLEDADTESKQSIKEEEDGALTLNRRRGAIKQAKVHFIKNHEFIATFFRQPTFCSVCREFVWGLNKQGYKCRQCNAAIHKKCIDKIIGRCTGTATNSRDTVFQKERFKIDMPHRFKNYNYMSPTFCDHCGSLLWGLVKQGLKCEDCQMNVHHKCQTKVANLCGINQKLLAEALTQVSQKPTRRSESNLSDIGIYQDFKTSGLDATADGSPYDKLWEGSSLPRAPSRITHLSKVTSDHFVFHKVLGKGSFGKVLLAELRGKGEYFAIKALKKDVVLMDDDVECTMVEKRVLALAWDNPFLTHLYCTFQTKEHLFFVMEYLNGGDLMFHIQDKGRFDLYRATFYSAEIICGLQFLHSKGIIYRDLKLDNVMLDQDGHIKIADFGMCKENMLGENRATTFCGTPDYIAPEILLGQKYSFSVDWWSFGVLLYEMLIGQSPFHGDDEDELFESIRMDVPHYPRWITKESKDILEKLFERDPTRRLGITGNVKAHPFFKTINWNALEKKEVEPPFKPKVKAPNDCSNFDREFLGEKPRLSHSDKNFIDSMDQLAFQGFSFINPKMEVMLEK; from the exons ATGTCTCCTTTTCTCCGCATCGCCTTCAACGCCTTTGACCTGGGCGCCCAGCCTCCCCTGCCCGAGCCGCCCTTCTGCGCCATCAAGATGAAGGAGTCCCTCAGCACGG AGAGGGGGAAGACGCTGATCCAGAAGAAGCCGACCATGTACCCGGCCTGGAAGTCCAGCTTCGACGCCCACATCTACGAGGGGCGGGTCATCCAGATCGTGCTCATGAAGACGGCGGAGGAGCCCATCTCCGAGGTGACGGTGGGCGTGTCCGTCCTCGCCGAGCGCTGCAAGAAGGGAAATGGACGGGCGGAGTTCTGG gTGGACCTGCAGCCCACCGGCAAGGTGATGATGGCCGTGCAGTTCTTCCTGGAGGACGCGGACAcag AGAGCAAGCAGTCCAtcaaggaggaggaggatggggCGCTGACGCTGAACCGCCGCCGCGGCGCCATCAAGCAGGCCAAGGTCCACTTCATCAAGAACCACGAGTTCATCGCCACCTTCTTCCGGCAGCCCACCTTCTGCTCCGTCTGCCGCGAGTTCGTCTG GGGCCTGAATAAGCAGGGCTACAAATGCCGAC AATGCAACGCTGCTATTCACAAGAAGTGCATCGACAAGATCATCGGGAGGTGCACGGGTACCGCCACCAACAGCAGGGACACCGTG TTCCAGAAGGAGCGCTTCAAGATCGACATGCCCCACCGCTTCAAGAACTACAACTACATGAGCCCCACCTTCTGCGACCACTGCGGCAGCCTGCTGTGGGGGCTCGTCAAGCAGGGGCTGAAGTGTGAAG ATTGCCAGATGAAcgtgcaccacaagtgccagaCCAAGGTGGCCAACCTCTGCGGGATCAACCAGAAGCTGCTGGCCGAGGCTCTGACCCAAGTCAGCCAG AAACCCACCAGGAGGTCCGAGTCAAACCTGTCGGACATCGGCATCTACCAGGACTTCAAGACCTCGGGCCTGGACGCTACCG cagaTGGCTCGCCGTACGACAAGCTGTGGGAGGGCAGCAGCCTGCCCCGCGCGCCCTCGCGGATCACACACCTCTCCAAGGTCACCAGCGACCACTTCGTCTTCCACAAGGTGCTGGGCAAAGGCAGCTTCGGCAAG GTGCTGCTGGCCGAGCTGCGCGGGAAGGGCGAGTACTTCGCGATCAAGGCGCTGAAGAAGGATGTGGTGCTGATGGACGATGACGTGGAGTGCACCATGGTGGAGAAGAGAGTGCTGGCGCTGGCCTGGGACAACCCCTTCCTCACACACCTGTACTGCACCTTCCAGACCAAG GAGCACCTGTTCTTTGTGATGGAGTACCTGAACGGGGGCGACCTCATGTTCCACATACAGGACAAGGGGCGCTTCGACCTCTACAGAGCGAC GTTCTACTCCGCCGAGATCATCTGCGGCCTGCAGTTCCTGCACTCCAAAGGGATCATCTACAG AGACCTCAAGCTGGACAACGTCATGCTGGACCAGGACGGCCACATCAAGATCGCTGACTTCGGCATGTGCAAGGAGAACATGTTAGGAGAGAACAGGGCCACCACCTTCTGCGGGACGCCCGACTACATTGCACCCGAG ATCCTGCTGGGTCAGAAGTACTCGTTCTCGGTGGACTGGTGGTCGTTCGGCGTGCTGCTCTACGAGATGCTGATCGGCCAGTCGCCGTTCCACGGGGACGACGAGGACGAGCTGTTCGAGTCGATCCGCATGGACGTGCCCCACTACCCCCGCTGGATCACCAAGGAGTCCAAGGACATCCTGGAGAAG CTGTTCGAGCGCGACCCGACGCGGAGGCTGGGCATCACGGGCAACGTCAAGGCACACCCCTTCTTCAAGACCATCAACTGGAACGCCCTGGAGAAGAAGGAGGTGGAGCCCCCCTTCAAGCCCAAAGTG AAAGCCCCCAACGACTGCAGCAACTTCGACAGGGAGTTCCTGGGCGAGAAGCCGCGCCTGTCCCACAGCGACAAGAACTTCATCGACTCCATGGACCAGTTGGCCTTCCAGGGCTTCTCCTTCATCAACCCCAAGATGGAGGTGATGCTGGAGAAGTGA